The stretch of DNA agacatgtcaaaggtagggtacatccacatttccaggcaccaaagatggagatgttccaggaaagactgcagggcccctgggcaccttccacctccttccaggccatcactggcatgagaaggggcagaccagtgtgagctgtggaaggaggcctctttctggaggagcgtgacccccagtaagcttcaggtggggcagttcctgagggtggggatctgaaatgttggggtatctcaggtcctctgggctgtggggtgggctctgaaaggcaggtgtcggggtggtgggtcctgaataggagatgccgggaagggtctctgggtctttgtgggtggtgtaccacgcgggatgggaaggccaggactcggggctgcggtctcagacccgggtgaagcagtgtccttgccccaggggctgctgctgttgctgctgctgagcacgggcgggacatgggcatccaaggagccgcttcggccacggtgccgccccatcaatgccaccctggctgtcgagaaggagggctgccccgtgtgcatcaccgtcaacaccaccatctgtgccggctactgccccaccatggtgagctgcccggagccggggcaggtgctgccacctcagggccagacccacagaggcagccggggaggaagggtggtctgcctctctggtcaggggctgcggaatggggtgtgggagggcaggaacagagggcttcctggactcctgagtctgagacCGGTGGGGGCAGCCGGGGAGCTCAGCTGAGGCGCTGGCCCCAGGCACATGCTCATTCCCCCACTCACACGGCTTCCAGACCCgcgtgctgcagggggtcctgccgcccgtgcctcaggtggtgtgcaactaccgcgatgtgcgcttcgagtccatccggctccctggctgcccgcgCGGCGTGAACCCCGTGGTCTCCTACGCCGTGGCTCTCAGCTGTCAATGTGCACGCTGCCGCCGCAGCACCACTGACTGCGGGGGTCCCAAGGACCACCCCTTGACCTGTGATGACCcccgcttccaggcctcctcttcctcaaaggcccctccccccagccttccaagcccatcccgactcccggggccctcagacaccccgatcctcccacaataaaggcttctcaatccgcactctggaggtgtctttctgtgggctcagggcaaccacacaca from Gorilla gorilla gorilla isolate KB3781 chromosome 20, NHGRI_mGorGor1-v2.1_pri, whole genome shotgun sequence encodes:
- the LOC129528600 gene encoding choriogonadotropin subunit beta variant 2-like is translated as MSKGLLLLLLLSTGGTWASKEPLRPRCRPINATLAVEKEGCPVCITVNTTICAGYCPTMTRVLQGVLPPVPQVVCNYRDVRFESIRLPGCPRGVNPVVSYAVALSCQCARCRRSTTDCGGPKDHPLTCDDPRFQASSSSKAPPPSLPSPSRLPGPSDTPILPQ